The following are encoded in a window of Ranitomeya variabilis isolate aRanVar5 chromosome 6, aRanVar5.hap1, whole genome shotgun sequence genomic DNA:
- the TUBB6 gene encoding tubulin beta-6 chain produces the protein MREIVHIQAGQCGNQIGTKFWEVISDEHGIDPAGGYVGDSALQLERINVYYNESSSQKYVPRAVLVDLEPGTMDSVRSGPFGQLFRPDNFVFGQTGAGNNWAKGHYTEGAELVDSVLDIVRKECEHCDCLQGFQLTHSLGGGTGSGMGTLLISKIREEYPDRIMNTFSVMPSPKVSDTVVEPYNATLSVHQLVENTDETYCIDNEALYDICFRTLKLTTPTYGDLNHLVSATMSGVTTSLRFPGQLNADLRKLAVNMVPFPRLHFFMPGFAPLTARGSQQYRALTVPELTQQMFDAKNMMAACDPRHGRYLTVATVFRGPMSMKEVDEQMLAVQNKNSSYFVEWIPNNVKVAVCDIAPRGLKMASTFIGNSTAIQELFKRISEQFSAMFRRKAFLHWFTGEGMDEMEFTEAESNMNDLVSEYQQYQEATANDGEEAFEEDEEEIHE, from the exons ATGAGGGAGATCGTCCACATCCAGGCCGGCCAGTGCGGCAACCAGATCGGGACCAAG TTTTGGGAGGTGATCAGTGACGAGCATGGCATCGATCCAGCAGGAGGCTACGTCGGTGATTCAGCCCTGCAGCTTGAGAGGATTAACGTGTACTACAATGAATCATCCT CTCAGAAATACGTGCCCAGAGCAGTTCTAGTTGACCTGGAACCAGGTACCATGGATAGCGTTAGGTCTGGCCCATTTGGACAACTTTTTAGACCCGATAATTTTGTTTTTG GACAAACTGGAGCAGGGAATAACTGGGCCAAAGGACATTATACAGAAGGTGCAGAGCTGGTGGATTCGGTCCTGGATATTGTCAGAAAGGAATGTGAACATTGTGACTGTCTGCAAGGATTTCAGCTTACGCATTCTCTTGGAGGAGGAACGGGCTCTGGCATGGGCACACTACTCATCAGCAAGATAAGGGAAGAATATCCAGACAGAATAATGAATACATTCAGTGTCATGCCCTCACCCAAAGTTTCAGACACAGTTGTGGAGCCATATAATGCCACCTTGTCTGTCCATCAACTGGTTGAAAACACAGATGAAACATATTGTATTGACAATGAAGCCTTGTATGACATTTGCTTCCGTACGCTGAAGCTAACTACACCCACATATGGTGATCTGAATCATCTAGTGTCTGCCACAATGAGTGGAGTAACCACTTCATTACGATTCCCAGGTCAGCTCAATGCAGATCTTCGAAAGCTAGCTGTGAACATGGTGCCATTCCCACGTCTTCATTTCTTCATGCCTGGATTTGCGCCACTAACTGCTAGAGGAAGCCAACAATATCGAGCACTCACTGTACCGGAACTTACCCAGCAGATGTTTGATGCCAAGAACATGATGGCAGCTTGTGATCCACGGCATGGTAGATACTTAACTGTGGCTACAGTCTTCAGAGGGCCAATGTCCATGAAGGAAGTGGATGAGCAGATGCTTGCAGTCCAAAACAAAAACAGCAGTTACTTTGTAGAATGGATTCCCAACAATGTCAAGGTGGCCGTGTGTGACATTGCACCTAGAGGCCTGAAAATGGCTTCCACATTCATCGGGAACAGCACAGCAATTCAAGAATTATTTAAGAGAATCTCTGAACAGTTTTCTGCCATGTTTAGAAGGAAGGCTTTCCTACATTGGTTCACTGGGGAAGGTATGGATGAGATGGAATTCACAGAGGCTGAGAGCAACATGAATGACCTAGTATCAGAGTATCAACAGTATCAGGAAGCTACCGCCAATGATGGAGAGGAAGCGTTTGAAGAAGATGAGGAAGAAATCcatgaataa